TTAACGCAAATTACGCAAATCATACTGTATgattatataccggtatgtatgATTATATAGcaacagtgtaaaaaaaaatcgcaGGATTCCGGTGCGCCTGCATTTCCCAACAATAGACTGACAATTTGGGGACTTGTTTGTGTGCATTCACTCCGGGTGACTCATCTAAATACATGTAGGTGGCAACACGCAGGATACATTGCAGACAGAGATTTCAATCCAATTCTGGTGAATAGATTGTTGGGGAAACTCGGTGTAAATCCGATCTGACGCTGCAAATTCTATGTGCTCTGACTGCTAACCGTTAAATGGATAGTTTATTGTCCCCGACAGCCCTATGGAAGAAGAGCGCAAGCAGATGTGTACGGCCGAACGCATCTCATGTAccaaaaaaatagctgggggtgggCAGAATGCCCTTATGCATTGGTGAGGGACATAAGAATTTAAAGACACCACAAAGCTAGCATatccattaaagtgcatttgatggcttAAGCATCCCTTTAATACTTAAAAAGTTATCTAGATCAGTCCATTTGtaacgttcccaggtatgtaaatGAGAAATGGAGCATAATAGGAGtttttatatttgaatatttttttaagttgcaCTCCAAATTTCCATTAACCTTTGTACCCCACCAACAGGTGGAAAAAGTGGATTGAAAAGGAACCATCTTCGTCGCAGCTTTTAGCACAATTGCATTAAGATATTATAATGATGAGGAAAAAACATGCAATTGCTATTGTGACAAACCTCCTTTGTTATGTCAGGATCCCGAGGATCTCTTAGTAACCACTGTCTTCTAAGGTGAATGACgcccaggacacatccagctccatttcaatgtttatttggtGACAACGAGCAGTGGATGTAAGCCAAAATAAAGTTCTTGCTCTTGCTTGAGCACTTGTTGAACACAGCAACATCTATCTTCAACTGGGTGGTTTTCCTACTTTCGGATAATTCACAGTTCAACCACAAACCACTGTTCAGTTCATCTGCTCTCCAGGTTGGCATTACAATGGTTTCTCTCTGCTGCACACACTGCCTGCTAATTGATCAGCCACATGAGAGCTCCAGATAGCCCACACCCGTGGAGCGCTTGTCTAGAATACAGGTTCTAGACTGGATTTTAAACAGCAGTTAaggctgttggagcactggcccaccgtGCTCTCCAGATGCTCTCCAGATGCTCTCCAGATGTTCTCCAGAtcctccaccctagggacccttACATGGTTTGCAAACCCAACAGCATTCCCTGGGGCATTATTTTAATTGACAAAAAACAGGTTACTATTGATCAAAAGCAGGTCTAATATATCTTCCATTGATGACTGTAGCACACTTTCTGTCATACGATTAAAGAAACGTAAGCTGGCTGCTCATCTGTTATACGCGTAGGGTGTCTTcttaatgaatatttattgcttattttgATCTGTAAACATCATTACATAGGTTTGTTTAGTGTATAGAACCGTAAAAAATTAGGATTTGGGGAAACAGACAGATGTGCTGTAAACGGGTGTATAAAACAGGAGAAACTGTAACTCAGGTGTGGAATAGAGCAAGAAGTCTAGGGCTGTATTCTCCATTCGGGGTGTATGACATATTCTGATCTGCGTGGATGTCCAGTTTCTGCTTTTGGTGTTGCTGTTTGTGGATCTGTTGACAAAGTCCACAGCAATCTCAAAACAGCAGCTGTTTCTGCAATAAACACATTagttaatgtaaatataaagatatgtatatatatatatataaatatatggcacTGGTACCAATGTTTACTAAATTCAGTCTTGCTGAACAACATGTCTAGATTTACATTGAGATACAGCAGTTGCTGCAATACATGATATATTACCATCTGTTCCAGCCTTCTTTATCCAGTGATATGCTGGGACGGTAAAGTCAGGTTTCACACATTGGCATAGCatctgtttttgaaagaaagaaaaagatctGCTCAATAAATCTATATggaatgcatacattttttatgtataatctACAaattacagtgctgtgaaaaagcatTTGTTACACCCAAAAGTTTCcaatcatcaaactaattttagtTTTTGATAAAGATGACCATagtaaacataaaatgcagtctttaaatgatgatttcatgtatagatgGAAAAAAGCTACCCAGTCCTACATGACCCTATACAGAAAAAAGTAATTGTCCCCTTAGTTACTAAGTCAACTAATTAGCCAAACagaattgataattgggttcggTTTaactagacacacccaggcatgattactgttGAATATAAACATCAAGTAGAACCTGTTGTACAAAGTAAGTAAGCTAAAGGTTAATCTAAAGACAAAGTGATTGATATCGATCAGACTGGAAAGGGTTGAAAAGCCATTTTTAAagctctgggactccagcgaACCACGGTGAGAGCCATTACCTACAAACAGTGAAAACTTGGAACTGTGGTGAACCCTCCCAGGAATGGTcagcctaccaaaattcctctGAGTGCATCGAcgactcatccaggaggtcacaaaagaacccaacaagaagactaacatgtaaacagCTGCAGGCCTCACGTcacaattccacaataagaaagagtCTGTGCAAAAACGGCAGCCATGGGAAGTTGCAAAGCGAAAAAAACaatgctgaccaaaaagaacacaacgGCTTGTCTCACGTTTgtcaaaaaacatcttgatgaccctttttgagataatattctgtggactgtgAAACTTTTGGGAAGACATGGATCCAGTTTACTATTGTAAAGGtgacacagcattccacaataagaacttCATACCAGCAGTCAAACACGTTGGTGGAAGTGTGATGATCTGCTGCTTCAGGGTCTGTGggacttgccataattgattgAAACAttaattctgctctctaccagaaaatcctgaagccgaatgtccggccatcagtttgtgacctgaAGCTCGagcgcagttgggttatgccGCAGGACAAGGATACAAAGCACAGAAGCAAGTCCATCTCTGAATGACTCAAAAGAAACTAAATGAGAGTGCTGGAATGGccaagtcaaagtcctgacttgaatccaattgagatgctgtggcataACCTTAAAAAtccatgtggctgaattaaaacagttCTGCCAAGAAGATTGGGCCAAACTTCCTCCAAAGCAATGAAAAATACTTATTGCCGGTtacaaatgtttgattgcagttgttgctgccaagcatggcacaaccagttataaGGTTAAGGGGGCAATTACCTTTTCACATTGGTGATATaaggttttgattaacttttTACCGTCAATAAGCAAAATTAAAAGTTTTGGATTCTGTCTGAGGATTATCATCCTTTGGAATGCCTATTTTAGCGATCTTCAACAATACAGAGTATACCCAACATATTTCTTTTCAGACATTATTCTTTTCAGACCCTATTCACCTGGAATACATGGCTTTTCTTGACATTTACATCCTCACTCTTGCTGCGGTTCTCTGCTATAAACGCCATCATTTTCTCAACAGCCTCACAGtctgtatttaaaaagaaacaagatGTAACAAGCACAGgcccacaaaaatgttaactgGTCTTTGTCACCCTTGTTAACTTTGCAGATGGTGTGTAACCTAGCCTTTCGGAGACATTTACACTTAACTGTACAGTACATCAAATAAGGAGAGTAAACACCAAAATGTGATGCAATTATGAGTTCACTTccatcatattcactttaaATGAATCTTCGCATTTTATGTACTGGTGTACTGGTGCATCACATTGGGATGATGACCTCATGTCTTCTCTTACCTTTTCCACTAGCAAGCTTCATCCAGGCTTCAGCTGCCAGGCTAATGCTTGAATTTCGGAATATCTGCACCTAtgacaaagaaaaacatatttatttttttagagttCACCAGATATTACAAAGTCACTTGAAAAGTGTTGGTTACACCCTGCCCCAAGCCAAGCCAATAACTACATCATCAAAAACAAAAGTGGCAATCTGAAATGTTGGAAAATGTATACTGGTTGTTAAAATATAACTGGACACTTAAGTgtaagaaagggttaatcagtGGGCGCCGGGGCAGCGTTTAGTGGGAAGATGGGGCAAAACTCATCCAGCCATAGCTTAGAACAGGATTGGGAAAGTAACTCCCAGCTCTGGCCTCTACACAGTATATAAATCCCATTAACATTTGGAGAGCCGCCGCTTTCCTAAACCAGGCCAGaatttttataaaagaaataacacaTGTAACATTTTCCTCCTTTTGTTTATAGGACATTTGGGATTCTGCACAGATACGTGGAGTGACCAGACCCCAGATGTCTCAGAGATGAGATGTTTATTTCTGCATTTCTCGTATTTACCGTATTTTTGTTTCCTCCCAACACACCCTTAGACTGCCGAGCTGAAGAACAGTTTCCTTTACCTGCAAAACATTAGTAATTACCTTGTAAGTATCATTGTCAGGAGAACTCAGAAGTCGTAACTCCAGGTTATGCTAAGCCCCGAATCAGTTTGAAACAATGCATAAAATAAGGATATTCATTGGCATTGCCGCATTAACTATTCCAGTGCCAGGGGACAGgggtatacattgtacagctcaAGTGTATAGTGGCATGGCAGAGGCTCCATGGTAGGCATGTGGATATATTCTTCATATTTACAGTTACTCATTAACGACAGTGAGAAGAGAAATGAGCCTCAAAGTAATGTGTATCACAGATACGAGACCAAAGAATACCCCCCATCACAGACCTTCCTTCTGGAGTGTTGGACATTTATAACAAATAGCAAAGTGAGGGAGATGCAACCAAAACTCTTCTTCCAACTCTTcccttagtgaatacaccccttcACACACTGctggtgtcccaatattttaaaaatgtttaaaaaaaagcctttgtgTAGGGCGTTGAAGGAACTGTAGGAACACGATGGAAAACAGGTGGAAGGTATATGCTGTTTATGGTGCATAAAGTACGGATGGAGCATTTTCTGGAATAGACAGGACTATCTTTACGTTGTATCTCCTTTACCAGGCTGATGGAGAAGCTGACCCCTTATGTAAAATCCAAATTACTTACCTTTTTCTGAAGAAGTTCCATTTTCACAATTATAATATCCTGGTATATTATGAAGAGTGGTAACTAAAAATACCCTGGAAAATATAACGCATTAGTGACCTTAAAAAAGCACAGACCCACGTAGATATATACCCAGGTAATATTTCCAGCGAGGGATAATTGCATATGGATGATATATATGGAATAGTGACTATATACGTTGGAATTATTTTGGGAAACTTGGAGCCTTTAAGTCTAAATGGTTTTACAGTCCCTTTATGCATATTAAACACAACTCGTTGCATGTTTCAGCTCTTTCCCTTCTGAAACAGTTGTTACAAACCAAATGTTAACATTGGAACATTTTAATTTCTGAATCCTCGTCCAATTTgagctcttttactgtctccaatTATTGCATCACCCAGACGCTGGATCTGGTGTTCATATGCGCTTTCACGGTCATTCTACTTATGTAAAGGGACTGCTCAGCTAACATATGCAGTAAAGTATATAAGATGGCTAGAATTTCCTATTAAAGGCATTGTCATTGTTTTCTATTACTAGGATgttgtattgtattattattattgataattttattattatatctgggacagttatggttacattgtatctatagagaacattatatatatataataatataaaattaagctttgttttataatataaaatgaagcTTTGTTTTAAGTAAAAGCTTCTTCtgatcctatatatatatatatatatatatatatatatatatatatatatatatatatatatataggatcaGAAGAAGCTTTTACTTAAAACAAAGcttaattttctattttctacTGCTAAAGCAAATCAACTTATATGTCAAATGCCTTATTTTAATGAGGAATTTACATTGCATGCCtaggatttttcttttaaaataaaaactacttATGCAGTGTTGTGTAGGAATACATAGGAAAACAGGAAAGTTATCTGCCAGTTTTCATAATAAAAGGCCGAGTCTGGTCAAGAATTCTGGACAGACGATGATTGgaaaaatattgatttctttTCTTGAAATTGTGAATGCTGCAGACAATTGGGATCTTTGGAAGGGGTGCAAGCAAAAGGTTAAAACTCTTTTCATGCAGGTAATCATGTGACGTTTCAAGAAACCTTACTCAGGTGGGTGAGGTTTGTTCATCCTTGTGGGTGATGTTGGTCTCATCTTGGGCTTGGATGTGTGGTCCATGTGTTTGGGTCCATATTCGCCAGAATACACGGTTGCGCTCATGGATTTCCTATGATCTCCATAGTTCCTGTTTAGTTGGACCTCGCTTTTGATGTGATCATACCTGCTCTTCGGTTCAGGAAATAGATAATCTTGCCTAACAAATGACTGAAAATTGGCATTATGGTAGCGGGAATAACTTGCCATTTTGACACCAAGCTTGAGTCCTACAAGGGAATGGCAGAATTCTTTACTCTCGCTCTCTGGCTCCAACAATTCCAGGTCTCTGCCCTCTTGTTGTAGTCACCTGTTGCTAGGCAACAATGTAACGCAATGGTACTTGACCTATGTTATTCGAGAAGCGGCTGAGGCTACCAcatcaaaaaagaagaaaaaaacagaacaaacatTACATCTAAATGAGATGCTTGAATGTAAAGTGGACAAATACTAAAAAACTATTTGAGCGTTTTAAgaaggttaataaaaaaaaaaatactaatctgGGTCAATATTTAAaagtcagagaggtgagaaaaatgCTCACAGCTATTAATTGTGGTCTTTAGAGTGAATGTAACTTTCACTGCACTGATGCCATATGAGTGCGGTACACCTGTGTAAAAGTAGGCTGGTGTGCATAATAAACACTCCTTCATAACAGGtgtaacatgaaaaaataaattattaccaacaaataaaagttatatatatatatatatatatacatataatgtataatatgggAATAGTAGTTTAAGTAAAAGCTGTGAAATTAGCCTAAAGGGAGTAGAAGGTGAAAGTATTGTATTAGC
The DNA window shown above is from Spea bombifrons isolate aSpeBom1 chromosome 1, aSpeBom1.2.pri, whole genome shotgun sequence and carries:
- the LOC128483028 gene encoding uncharacterized protein LOC128483028, which gives rise to MASYSRYHNANFQSFVRQDYLFPEPKSRYDHIKSEVQLNRNYGDHRKSMSATVYSGEYGPKHMDHTSKPKMRPTSPTRMNKPHPPEVFLVTTLHNIPGYYNCENGTSSEKGKGNCSSARQSKGVLGGNKNTVQIFRNSSISLAAEAWMKLASGKDCEAVEKMMAFIAENRSKSEDVNVKKSHVFQMLCQCVKPDFTVPAYHWIKKAGTDETAAVLRLLWTLSTDPQTATPKAETGHPRRSEYVIHPEWRIQP